The window AGTACCGAGGCGCCCACCGGATCACGGTGACCGGCGTGCAGGCCGACCGGCCGCAACGGGCCGTGGCGACCGTCCGGGGCGGCGGCACCGTCGTGGTGCCGGGCGTCGTCGGTGCCAGCGAGCTGATCGATGCCGCGGACTGGGAGCTCTCCGTCGAGCACGAGCACGACGGCGTCTGGGAGCCCAGCATCCGCGCCGTCGTGGGCCGCTGGGAGGAGCGTGGCGGCACCCACAGCCAGGTGGTCCGGTGCACCGACCGCGACCGGAGCGGCTACCCCGGCGGCCGCAGCCTCGTCCTGCGGATCGACCGGGAGGACCCGCGCCCCCCGGCGGCCCCCGCGTCCGCCCCCGCGCCCCGGTGGGCCGGTACCGAGTCGGCCGGCCGCCAGGAGGCCCCGGGCCGGGGCGGCGCCCGGATCAGCACCTCCGGCTCCGACCTCCCGTCGACCCGCACCGCCGACACGGCCACCACCTCCGGCGGCTTCCACACCACCTCCGGCGGCTGGTAGTCCGCGGCCTCGTCGGCCGTCAGGGGCGGCGTCCACGACGTGGGCACCGTCCCGGCGGCCGCTCGCGCACCCGCCCGGCCCGTGCCCGGTACCGCTCCCATGACAGTGAGGTCGCAGACCGGGCGCGCGGGGGCCCGGAGAGCGCCGGCGACCCACGGCGGCTCAGCGCAGGTCGTGGCGGGTGCCGTCGCCGACGGCGCGGAGCTTGTCCGGGTTGGCCACGTTGTGGATCGTCGAGATCCGCCCTTCGGGGTCGAACTCGAAGGTCAGCGTGGCGACCACGCGGTCCGGGCCGCGGAAGACCAGGCCCGGGCCGCCGTTGATCGAGGTGAGCTCCGCCCGCATCTGCCCGGGCTCGATGCCCTGATAGGTCACGCTGCCGAGCGCGGCGAACCAGCGGGCCACCGTCTCCAGGCCGACGACCGGCTTGAGGGCCTGGCGGACCTTGCCGCCGCCGTCGGTCCACAGCGTCACGTCCGGGGAGAGCAGCTCCATGAGGGTGTTGATGTCGCCGCCCGACGTCGCCGCGAAGAACCGTTCGGTGACGTCGCGTCGGCGGGCGGGGTCCGCCGTGAAGCGCGGCCGGCGGGCCTGGACGTGCTCGCGGGCGCGGTGCCCCGCCTGGCGCACGGCCGGCTCCGAGCGCTCCACCGCCTCGGCGATCTCCGCGTAGCTGAAGGCGAAGACCTCCTTCAGGACGAACACCGCGCGCTCCAGCGGGCTCAGCGTCTCCAGGACGACCAGCAGGGCCATCGAGACCGAGTCGGCCGCGGCGATGTCCTCGGCGGTGTCCGGGAGGGTGAGGATCGGCTCGGGGAGCCACGGGCCGACGTAGGTCTCGCGCTGGTGGCGGGTCGACCGGAGCCGCTCCATCGCCAGGTTGGAGACGATCCGGGCCAGGTAGGCCTTGGGGTCGGCGACCTGGGAGCGGTCGGCCGCCGACCACTTGAGCCAGGCGTCCTGGACCACGTCCTCGGCATCGGCGGCGGTGCCGAGGAGGCGGTAGGCGACGGAGAAGAGCAGGGTGCGGTACTGCTGGAAGACGAGCTGGTCGGCGTCGTCCTGTCGCGGCTGGGTCACTTGGCGCTCCGGATCCTGGTGTAGCGGCCGCCGTGCGGCCAGAACGCGCCCGAGGCGGGCATCTTCTTCATGCGGGCGAAGGTCGGCCACGGCGCGGCGCTGACCGTCTCCTTGTACTTCGCGGCCCGCTTGCCGGTCAGCACGAGCCGGCGCGGGGTGTCGTCGGGGTGGGTGAACTGGACGACGG of the Kitasatospora sp. NBC_01246 genome contains:
- a CDS encoding RNA polymerase sigma-70 factor — its product is MTQPRQDDADQLVFQQYRTLLFSVAYRLLGTAADAEDVVQDAWLKWSAADRSQVADPKAYLARIVSNLAMERLRSTRHQRETYVGPWLPEPILTLPDTAEDIAAADSVSMALLVVLETLSPLERAVFVLKEVFAFSYAEIAEAVERSEPAVRQAGHRAREHVQARRPRFTADPARRRDVTERFFAATSGGDINTLMELLSPDVTLWTDGGGKVRQALKPVVGLETVARWFAALGSVTYQGIEPGQMRAELTSINGGPGLVFRGPDRVVATLTFEFDPEGRISTIHNVANPDKLRAVGDGTRHDLR